The proteins below come from a single Chryseobacterium nepalense genomic window:
- a CDS encoding class I SAM-dependent methyltransferase, whose amino-acid sequence MEKQDLKILAQNLANPQGKKGIEIGEIMNDTNIGMTLESIQTLLIEDDEYILEIGHGNADHVKSILNKATNIKYTGIDISETMHNEAKRLNKHFEGQADFVLYEGRKLPFQDKTFAKIFTVNTVYFWEQPVEYLNEIYRVLKDNGTFVLTFGQRNFMEKLPFTQFDFKLYSNAEMEEIISKSNFKRMKISEREEQIKSKTSEETITRNYTILTIKK is encoded by the coding sequence ATGGAAAAACAGGATTTAAAAATATTAGCACAGAACCTTGCCAATCCGCAGGGAAAGAAGGGAATTGAAATTGGTGAGATAATGAATGACACCAATATCGGAATGACACTGGAAAGTATTCAGACGCTTTTAATAGAAGACGATGAATACATCCTTGAAATCGGGCACGGAAATGCTGACCACGTAAAAAGCATTTTAAACAAAGCTACAAATATAAAATATACCGGAATTGATATTTCCGAAACCATGCACAACGAGGCAAAAAGACTGAATAAGCATTTTGAAGGTCAGGCGGATTTTGTTTTGTATGAGGGAAGGAAATTACCATTTCAGGATAAAACTTTTGCCAAGATATTTACGGTAAACACCGTGTATTTCTGGGAACAGCCTGTTGAATATTTAAATGAAATATACCGGGTTCTGAAGGACAACGGAACCTTTGTACTCACATTCGGACAACGGAATTTCATGGAAAAACTGCCTTTCACACAGTTTGATTTCAAATTGTACAGCAACGCTGAAATGGAAGAAATAATCTCGAAAAGCAATTTTAAAAGAATGAAAATTTCAGAACGGGAAGAGCAGATCAAAAGCAAAACATCAGAAGAAACAATAACAAGAAATTATACAATTTTAACCATTAAAAAATAA